The Deltaproteobacteria bacterium HGW-Deltaproteobacteria-6 genome has a segment encoding these proteins:
- a CDS encoding bifunctional ADP-dependent NAD(P)H-hydrate dehydratase/NAD(P)H-hydrate epimerase has protein sequence MKLATVEQMRKMDRYAIEKLGIAEEILMENAALASVALLAKAFGIRGRKFVIFCGAGNNGGDGLAVARLIMSAGGQSKVLLTASPKKYSGAAKTNYDILCNLSGDIQLLTRADEARADIFHCDAVVDAIFGTGLDRDVKGLAADVIALINGCGRPVLSLDIPSGISGDTGRVMGVAVRASHTLAFGLPKIGNLLYPGYEHCGVLSVTHISFPPSLYDRADLTVETNDRVLLPPRSVEAYKGLMGDVLFIAGGANYFGAPYFSAMSFLKAGGGYARLAAPASIIPFIAQSGREIVYLPQRETATFSLSLKSKPELLALADKADMVVIGPGLSLQDETTKLVRELSSVIAKPLLIDGDGLTAIAERPEILLKRKAATILTPHAGEMARLARKTVAEVNADKISILRETAAKMNATVVFKGAHSLIGLADGRVYVNLSGNPGMATAGSGDVLTGCIAAMHGLGLSPELATRKGVFLHGYAGNLAAAQKGEDGIVATDILEQMPAALKDDRACAVAEKYFAPPVIL, from the coding sequence ATGAAACTGGCCACCGTGGAACAAATGCGAAAAATGGATCGTTACGCGATCGAAAAACTGGGAATTGCCGAAGAAATTTTGATGGAAAACGCGGCGCTGGCATCGGTTGCGCTGCTTGCGAAGGCATTCGGCATTCGCGGCAGGAAATTTGTGATTTTCTGCGGCGCGGGTAATAACGGCGGCGACGGACTGGCTGTGGCGCGCCTGATAATGTCCGCAGGAGGCCAGTCAAAAGTCCTGCTGACGGCTTCTCCCAAGAAATACAGCGGCGCGGCTAAAACGAATTACGATATTCTTTGCAACCTGTCCGGCGATATTCAACTGTTAACCAGAGCCGATGAAGCCAGAGCAGACATCTTTCACTGTGATGCCGTTGTGGATGCGATTTTTGGCACGGGACTGGACCGCGATGTCAAGGGGTTGGCTGCGGATGTCATTGCGCTCATTAATGGATGCGGCCGGCCTGTTTTGAGCCTGGACATCCCCTCCGGCATTTCCGGCGATACGGGAAGGGTGATGGGTGTTGCCGTCAGGGCTTCGCATACGCTTGCTTTCGGATTGCCGAAAATCGGCAATCTGCTTTATCCCGGCTATGAACATTGCGGCGTCCTTTCCGTGACGCACATTTCTTTCCCGCCGTCACTTTATGACCGCGCCGATCTGACAGTGGAAACCAATGACAGGGTTTTGCTGCCGCCCCGGTCCGTCGAAGCCTACAAAGGCTTAATGGGCGATGTTTTATTTATTGCCGGCGGCGCCAACTACTTCGGCGCACCGTATTTTTCCGCCATGTCTTTTTTGAAAGCGGGCGGCGGCTATGCAAGGCTGGCCGCTCCGGCGTCGATTATTCCTTTTATCGCGCAGTCCGGCCGTGAAATCGTTTATCTCCCGCAGCGGGAAACCGCAACGTTCAGCTTGTCGCTCAAGTCCAAACCGGAATTGCTTGCTCTGGCGGACAAGGCCGACATGGTGGTAATCGGTCCGGGGCTTTCTTTGCAGGATGAAACAACAAAACTGGTCCGCGAGCTGTCTTCGGTCATTGCAAAACCGCTGTTGATTGACGGAGACGGTTTAACGGCCATTGCCGAGCGGCCGGAGATATTACTCAAAAGAAAAGCGGCAACGATTCTGACGCCTCACGCGGGTGAAATGGCGCGTCTGGCGCGCAAAACCGTAGCCGAGGTGAATGCCGATAAAATCAGTATTTTACGGGAGACGGCTGCAAAGATGAACGCTACGGTTGTTTTCAAAGGCGCGCATTCGCTGATCGGCCTTGCGGACGGCCGGGTGTATGTCAATTTAAGCGGCAATCCGGGCATGGCGACGGCCGGAAGCGGCGACGTCCTGACCGGCTGCATTGCGGCCATGCATGGTCTGGGTTTAAGTCCGGAACTGGCAACACGCAAAGGTGTTTTTCTGCACGGCTATGCCGGAAACCTGGCCGCCGCACAGAAAGGCGAAGACGGCATCGTCGCGACGGATATCCTGGAACAAATGCCTGCGGCATTAAAGGATGATCGCGCCTGCGCGGTGGCTGAGAAATATTTTGCGCCGCCTGTCATCTTGTAG
- a CDS encoding two-component system response regulator: protein MANTNTYIEKPTVLVVDDTPDNLTLMSGLLKDKYKVKIANNGERALKVVMTGTPPDIILLDIMMPVMDGYETCRHLKENPETRDIPVIFLTAKVEVEDEMKGFELGAVDYITKPISPPIVLARVHTHLQLKRVRDYLKDQNEFLEEEVQKRTQEVVAVQEVTILAMASLAETRDNDTGNHIRRTQFYIRALAEKLRHHERFRHLLNDDKIIDLLFKSAPLHDIGKVGIPDNILLKPGRFTQEEFEIMKTHCKLGRDAIIAAERRLGLELPFLSLAKEIAYTHQEKWDGTGYPEGLSGDDIPISGRLMAIADVYDALICRRVYKEGMPHAKAVDIIVQSKGTHFDPDMVDAFVEIAEEFIEIAKRYEDTDHDLGIDAKRPA, encoded by the coding sequence ATGGCCAATACAAACACTTATATTGAAAAACCGACGGTACTGGTTGTCGATGATACGCCGGACAACCTGACCCTGATGAGCGGGTTGCTCAAGGATAAGTATAAAGTCAAGATCGCCAACAATGGTGAGCGGGCCCTGAAGGTTGTCATGACCGGTACGCCGCCGGACATCATTCTCCTGGATATCATGATGCCGGTCATGGACGGCTATGAGACCTGCCGGCATCTGAAAGAAAATCCGGAAACCAGAGATATTCCTGTTATCTTTCTAACCGCCAAAGTAGAAGTCGAGGACGAAATGAAGGGCTTTGAACTCGGGGCCGTGGATTACATCACCAAGCCGATCAGCCCGCCTATTGTTCTGGCCCGGGTGCACACCCACCTGCAGTTGAAAAGGGTTCGTGATTATTTGAAGGATCAGAATGAATTTCTGGAGGAGGAGGTGCAAAAACGTACCCAGGAGGTTGTTGCCGTCCAGGAGGTGACCATACTGGCGATGGCATCGCTTGCGGAAACCCGAGACAACGATACGGGGAATCACATTCGCAGGACTCAGTTCTATATCCGGGCTCTGGCGGAAAAGCTTCGTCATCACGAACGTTTCCGTCATCTCCTCAATGACGACAAAATCATTGACTTGCTGTTCAAATCAGCTCCATTGCATGACATCGGCAAAGTCGGCATTCCTGATAATATTCTCCTCAAGCCGGGACGTTTTACGCAGGAAGAATTCGAAATCATGAAAACACATTGCAAGCTGGGCCGCGATGCGATCATCGCTGCTGAACGACGACTGGGATTGGAGCTGCCTTTTCTTTCCCTGGCTAAGGAAATCGCGTATACCCATCAGGAAAAATGGGACGGCACCGGTTACCCTGAAGGTTTATCGGGAGATGACATACCGATATCCGGCCGTCTGATGGCCATTGCGGACGTCTATGATGCCTTGATCTGCCGCCGCGTGTATAAAGAAGGTATGCCGCACGCCAAAGCTGTCGATATAATCGTTCAGAGTAAGGGAACTCATTTTGATCCGGACATGGTGGATGCCTTTGTGGAAATTGCCGAAGAATTTATCGAGATAGCAAAGCGTTATGAAGACACAGATCATGATCTCGGAATAGATGCAAAACGTCCGGCATGA
- a CDS encoding 4-vinyl reductase, with translation MFKEERDASMFDWSMIGNITEGRPNLGNTMDVAVYRLMQFTLRDVIIQEFDTATAERIYFRAGELAGRELFKNVITQKTDFGAFVKELQDVLSALKIGILRVEKADMAKMEFTLTVAEDLDCSGLPVSDETICTYDEGFISGLLFGFSGKKFSVKEVDCWCSGDRVCRFAVKPDA, from the coding sequence ATGTTCAAAGAGGAAAGAGACGCTTCGATGTTTGACTGGAGTATGATCGGGAATATTACGGAGGGACGTCCCAATCTCGGCAACACCATGGATGTGGCGGTCTATCGTCTCATGCAGTTTACTTTGCGGGATGTAATTATTCAGGAATTCGACACGGCAACGGCAGAGAGAATTTATTTTAGGGCCGGGGAACTGGCGGGCCGGGAACTGTTCAAGAATGTAATCACCCAGAAGACTGATTTCGGCGCCTTTGTGAAAGAATTGCAGGATGTTCTGTCTGCGCTGAAGATCGGCATCCTGAGAGTGGAAAAAGCGGACATGGCAAAGATGGAATTCACGCTGACCGTTGCCGAGGATCTGGATTGTTCAGGGCTGCCGGTCTCAGATGAGACGATATGCACTTATGATGAAGGCTTTATCAGCGGATTGCTATTTGGGTTTTCCGGGAAAAAATTCTCGGTCAAAGAGGTTGATTGCTGGTGTTCGGGTGACAGGGTTTGCCGCTTTGCAGTAAAACCGGACGCTTAA
- a CDS encoding octaprenyl diphosphate synthase: MQISDVFAAYADEMRQIELHLDRYITSDVKMIPEVAHHLIDSGGKRFRPLLHLISSGLCGYSGEHRFPLAASIEFIHTASLLHDDVIDEAVIRRGKTSANNVWGNAASVLVGDFLYSKAFKLLSEIGDIAIVQIMSKMTNIMSEGEVFQLMKCGDTSLTEAEYLSIVEKKTAVLISAACGSGAVLGGASGEKAKALEQYGYKIGMAFQITDDTLDYMAKEEDFGKSIGKDLEEGKMTLPLIYTITKCTKSEQDMIKTTIEKKAFSTDAIRDIFALIQKSGGIDYSLQRAEQFIREAKDGLKVFADGPEKEHLHAVAEYILSRKI; encoded by the coding sequence ATGCAAATATCCGATGTCTTCGCCGCCTATGCTGATGAGATGCGCCAAATCGAGCTTCATCTCGACCGCTATATCACGTCCGATGTGAAAATGATCCCGGAAGTCGCCCATCACCTGATTGACAGCGGCGGCAAACGCTTCCGTCCTCTGTTGCATTTGATCAGCTCCGGACTTTGCGGATATTCGGGAGAGCACCGTTTCCCGCTTGCGGCTTCCATTGAATTCATTCATACCGCCAGCCTTCTGCATGATGACGTGATCGATGAGGCGGTTATCCGCCGGGGCAAAACCTCCGCCAACAATGTCTGGGGAAACGCGGCCAGCGTCCTGGTCGGCGACTTCTTGTATTCCAAGGCCTTCAAGCTTTTGTCCGAAATCGGCGATATTGCCATTGTTCAGATCATGTCGAAGATGACCAATATCATGTCCGAGGGCGAAGTCTTTCAATTGATGAAATGCGGCGATACCAGCCTTACGGAAGCGGAATATCTGAGCATTGTCGAGAAGAAAACCGCCGTGCTCATTTCCGCCGCCTGCGGAAGCGGAGCGGTGCTGGGCGGCGCGTCCGGTGAAAAGGCCAAAGCCCTGGAGCAATACGGCTACAAAATCGGCATGGCCTTTCAGATCACCGACGACACGCTGGACTACATGGCCAAGGAAGAAGATTTCGGCAAATCCATCGGCAAGGATCTGGAAGAGGGCAAAATGACGCTGCCGCTCATATACACGATAACAAAATGCACCAAATCTGAACAAGACATGATTAAAACAACCATTGAGAAGAAAGCTTTTTCCACGGATGCCATACGGGACATATTCGCCTTAATACAAAAATCCGGCGGCATTGACTATTCGCTTCAGCGCGCGGAGCAGTTCATCCGGGAAGCAAAAGACGGATTAAAAGTCTTTGCCGACGGCCCTGAAAAAGAACATCTTCACGCCGTCGCGGAATATATTTTGTCGCGAAAAATTTAG
- the rimO gene encoding 30S ribosomal protein S12 methylthiotransferase RimO produces the protein MKKTSPSRLHIISLGCSKNLVDSEVMGGLAQSSGMTIVESPDDADVVIVNTCGFIQPAKEEALDIILTLAGEKKKSGRNLKLVVAGCLAQRYAKDLQNEIPEVDLFIGTGEVGRIAGHLQNLSEAKPRRTVVCSKPDFLMTSQHERVLSSKSVTAYLKISDGCSNCCTYCAIPSIRGKARSRQPDDILREAQNLVARGIKEIILIGQDTTAYGRDLKTRPKLSGLLSDLAGVSGLRWLRLLYAHPAHITTEVLTAMSNHKTICRYLDLPVQHIDDAILAAMNRKTGAARISQMISDARSIIPGVALRTSIITGFPGETQKRFERLLDFVRETRFDHLGVFTYSREEGTAAAALPSRISEKEKERRREIIMSEQADISHAINASLIGSIQEVLIEEKSGREGYAFVGRCRRQAPEIDGVTYIKDASAKIGRIVKCKITAADHYDLFGEIISNSISQS, from the coding sequence GTGAAAAAGACTTCTCCGTCAAGACTGCATATTATTTCTTTAGGCTGCTCCAAAAACCTGGTGGACTCGGAGGTTATGGGCGGCCTGGCCCAATCATCCGGCATGACGATTGTGGAGAGTCCCGACGATGCCGATGTCGTAATCGTCAATACCTGCGGCTTTATTCAGCCGGCCAAGGAAGAGGCGCTGGATATTATTCTGACCCTGGCGGGAGAAAAAAAGAAAAGCGGGCGCAACCTGAAGCTGGTGGTGGCCGGCTGCCTGGCCCAGCGTTATGCGAAAGATTTGCAGAACGAAATCCCCGAAGTCGATTTATTTATCGGCACGGGAGAAGTCGGCCGCATCGCCGGTCATTTACAAAATTTAAGCGAAGCAAAGCCACGCCGCACCGTCGTTTGCTCCAAACCGGATTTCCTGATGACATCGCAGCACGAACGGGTTTTGTCCTCCAAATCGGTCACCGCCTATTTGAAAATTTCGGATGGCTGTTCCAACTGCTGCACTTACTGCGCGATTCCGTCCATTCGCGGTAAGGCCCGCAGTCGTCAGCCCGACGATATTCTGCGGGAAGCGCAAAACCTTGTGGCCAGAGGGATTAAAGAAATCATCCTGATCGGTCAGGACACAACCGCTTACGGCCGGGATTTAAAAACGCGGCCGAAGCTTTCCGGTCTTTTATCCGATCTGGCGGGGGTTTCCGGTCTTCGCTGGCTGCGTCTGCTTTATGCCCACCCGGCGCATATCACAACCGAAGTGCTTACCGCCATGAGCAATCACAAAACCATCTGCCGTTATCTTGATCTGCCCGTGCAGCATATTGACGATGCGATCCTTGCCGCCATGAACCGCAAGACCGGCGCCGCCCGCATTTCGCAAATGATCAGCGATGCCCGATCCATCATCCCCGGTGTGGCGCTGCGCACATCGATCATCACGGGTTTCCCGGGAGAAACGCAAAAGCGGTTTGAACGCCTGCTCGACTTCGTGCGCGAAACCCGCTTTGATCATCTGGGTGTCTTTACCTATTCGCGCGAAGAGGGCACGGCCGCGGCAGCTCTGCCGTCGCGTATTTCGGAAAAAGAAAAAGAGCGCCGGCGGGAGATCATCATGAGCGAACAGGCCGATATTTCTCATGCCATTAATGCTTCGCTGATCGGATCGATACAGGAGGTTTTGATCGAAGAAAAAAGCGGCCGCGAAGGCTATGCTTTTGTCGGACGCTGCCGCAGGCAGGCTCCGGAAATCGACGGCGTCACCTATATCAAAGACGCCAGCGCCAAAATCGGCAGGATAGTAAAATGCAAAATCACCGCCGCGGATCATTACGACCTCTTCGGCGAAATCATATCTAATTCCATTTCCCAATCATAG